A window from Brachionichthys hirsutus isolate HB-005 chromosome 4, CSIRO-AGI_Bhir_v1, whole genome shotgun sequence encodes these proteins:
- the mmp11a gene encoding LOW QUALITY PROTEIN: stromelysin-3 (The sequence of the model RefSeq protein was modified relative to this genomic sequence to represent the inferred CDS: deleted 1 base in 1 codon), with amino-acid sequence MRTSLVMCWCVFALQCLPSTASERFHNRPRCGVPDYPNQREVHYRGRHRQRRFVLYGGRLERTDLTYRIVRFPWQMGEEKVRRVFREALKIWSDVTPLTFTEIHSGEADIRIDFTRYWHGDNLPFDGPGGILAHAFFPKTHRQGDIHFDYDESWTLGNHMGTDLLQVAAHEFGHVLGLQHSREPGAIMSAYYSFTYPLRLSEDDKQGIQYLYGAHPKAQPSPPPPPPHPSNPETNEIVASPDACQTDFDAVSMIRGELFFFKSGYVWRLRDGHLESGYPALASRHWKGIPDNVDAAFEDKSGNIWFFQGENYRVFDAERQIKGPESIRSLGLSVPGIQAALRWGHDSNYNTYFFKSGSYWRFSPRENRVESIYARSMQDWRGIPEDVDATFRDIYGYAHFIRGRQYWKFDPVGMNSLEGYPRYIGMDFFGCRNVLVCVFEEMKQAPLDLICFTPFIETIRHFLRKTKELIHVVSS; translated from the exons ATGCGGACTTCGCTGGTCATGTGCTGGTGCGTCTTTGCGCTGCAGTGTCTCCCGAGCACG GCGTCTGAAAGGTTCCATAACCGGCCTCGCTGTGGTGTACCGGACTACCCGAATCAAAGGGAGGTGCATTACCGGGGGCGACACCGCCAGAGACGCTTCGTCCTGTATGGAGGACGCTTGGAGAGGACCGACCTCACCTACAG GATTGTGCGATTTCCCTGGCAGATGGGTGAGGAAAAGGTCCGGCGGGTCTTTCGGGAAGCGCTGAAAATCTGGAGTGATGTCACCCCGCTCACCTTCACCGAGATCCACAGTGGCGAGGCGGACATTCGCATCGACTTCACAAG GTACTGGCATGGAGACAACCTTCCCTTTGACGGCCCAGGTGGGATTCTCGCTCACGCTTTCTTCCCCAAAACCCACCGACAGGGCGACATTCACTTTGACTACGATGAGTCGTGGACCCTCGGAAACCACATGG GCACGGACCTCCTTCAGGTTGCTGCCCATGAGTTCGGGCACGTCCTGGGCCTGCAGCACTCCCGCGAGCCGGGAGCCATCATGTCCGCCTACTACTCCTTCACTTACCCGCTGAGGTTGAGCGAGGATGACAAGCAAGGCATCCAGTACCTGTACGGCGCTCATCCCAAAGCCCAGCCCTCACCGCCGCCCCCGCCTCCACACCCGTCAAACCCAGAGACCAATGAGATTGTAGCCAGT CCCGATGCTTGCCAGACAGACTTTGATGCCGTGTCTATGATTCGAGGAGAGCTGTTCTTCTTTAAGTCGGGCTACGTTTGGCGGCTCAGGGACGGGCATCTGGAGAGTGGTTACCCGGCTCTGGCATCCCGTCACTGGAAGGGGATTCCCGACAATGTCGACGCCGCCTTTGAAGACAAGTCTGGGAACATTTGGTTCTTTCAAG GCGAGAACTACCGGGTGTTCGATGCTGAGCGGCAAATCAAAGGCCCGGAGTCCATCCGGAGCTTGGGTCTGTCAGTGCCCGGGATCCAGGCCGCCCTGCGCTGGGGCCACGACTCCAACTACAACACGTACTTCTTCAAGTCAGGCAGCTATTGGAGGTTCAGCCCCCGCGAGAACCGAGTCGAGTCCATCTACGCACGCAGCATGCAGGACTGGAGAGGCATCCCTGAGGATGTGGATGCTACGTTCAGGGACATCTATG GTTATGCTCACTTTATCCGAGGACGTCAGTATTGGAAATTCGACCCAGTTGGCATGAACTCTTTGGAGGGCTACCCTCGCTACATCGGCATGGATTTTTTTGGCTGTAGAAACGT actcgtgtgtgtgttcgagGAGATGAAGCAGGCTCCTTTAGATCTGATT TGCTTTACTCCGTTTATTGAGACCATTAGACATTTTCTCAGGAAAACCAAG GAGCTCATTCATGTAGTTTCCTCTTAG